The Ziziphus jujuba cultivar Dongzao chromosome 12, ASM3175591v1 sequence gtataacaaattaaaatctaatcgtatatatatatatataataagttatatatttatgatctCAATATTTATGATCTCATATTAATACAACGATGTGGTGGTCCACTTAGTGATGATCCACAATGTCCGTTGTCTTATTATTTGACTTGAAAAGTTAACTATAATTAGGATTCAGAAATTAGAAGATATTTTCACTCCATTTGTATAGATTGTCTTCCACTCCATTTGTATATATTGTcttcctattttttttattttaggaaccagtagctttaattttctttaataaaaaacaaaataacaatggtaatcataataaatttggGCTTTGACTGTTATTacacattaataataaaaagcaaATTGAATTATTCATAATATTTAGCTTTATATtcacgaatatatatatatatatatatatattactcctCATTTTACattatgaatttttgttttccaagaaAATACAACACTACATATAAATTAGTACAAGATCATAATCATTTGGGCTTTGACTGTTATCacacattaataataaaaaagcaaattgaattattcataatatttagctttatattcacaaaaatacatacttatatacatatatatatatatatatatttataggtaCTCATTTTACattatgaatttttgttttcgaAGAAAATACAACACTACATATAAATTGGTACAAGCTCAACAACCACATAAGACCAACAACAACATTATTTTCTTAactattttgctttatttattcacctatatatatatatatatatatatgcaaaggcTAGTTAATTTGTAAAACTAGCTGAAGTAGAAATTTCATTTACGGGACATGCCTCCTTCCACCACTGGAGCCATGGCCACTTCTCGATTTTTTGCCTCCACGTTTCCTTGCCATCCTGCACGGCAATTCAattaagtcaacatatattaccAATAATGCTACGATGGGCGTCAACGCTTTACATCACGGTGGAAGTTCACACGTTTATTAGTGTTTGCAATTGGTCACACATCCATCATATAAAAACTTATGTATAAGCTATTTTGTCGTATCcaatatatagacatatatagatataatcaGTGGAGAACCAATTGAGTGCTATAAATAACATCTCAACTAATATTCAAATCTAAAATTGAATTATGTTAGTAACGAAAATTGGAAAGAAATGAATTACCGATAGTCATGTTGTAGCCGCGGTTTTGGAGCTCACGATGCTCTTGGCAAAGAGCGCATTGCTCACAGAAGCAATGAAGCAAGCAATCCCGAAATTGGCCTCCTTCTAGTGCATATTGTTCCCTCATCTTTATTCGGTAAAAGCATGAATAGATACATGCACAACCAGTCAAAAAGCAATCAATGTATATAGTGCTCCATTTAGTCCACAAGCTgccgaggaaaaaaaaaaaaaaaaaaacaatcccaCAAAATCATTATtcatacaaataaaaacccacCAAAATCTAATATAATTAGGTCTGATTTCCCATGCTTTTGAAAATGCTTTCAAAAGCAGTCTCTGGTAGTGTGTTTGAATAGCTTTTTGGGAAGAGCTTCAGTCTTCCATCAAAATTTCTATCAAAGCTAGTGAAAATATAGCTTTTTTGGGAAACATTATTCATTTACAaagaaattattgaaaaaatttaatctAAGTACTTACATGTTGACCCTTGATCAACAATCTCAGAAATTTGGCCAAAAGTAACACAGGGACACCAACATGTTATGCAACCTGCATTTCAATTTCAcccccaaaataataataataaataaataagacagAGAATGAGTTTCAACCATTTTCACActaaaggataaaaataaaaaattaccataatagaagaacatatatatataaagaaaccaATTAACTAACTAGTTTTGACATCGGAGAAgcggaatatatatatatatatatatataggaaaaaaaaaaaaaaactaataaactaACAGGTTTTGACATCGGAGAAGCAGTCACAGAGGCCAGTGGACCAACGGACACGAGTTTTCGGGTGGGGATGATGAGGAAGCTGTGGTGGGGGTTGAGAACTGTGAGCTGAGACATAAGGGTCCGAGGACATAACGGGTATTCCAGTTGCTTGGCCTTGGGAATCTGAGAATTTCTCGTTGGAATTTGGGTTTGAGGAatacattgttaattatttattattcagctgaagaagaagaataagaagaagaagaaataatgtTGAAGCAATGTGGAATCAGATGTGATCCACATGGCAAGTGCCCAAACCAAGTAGAATGCAATATATAGTCCAAATTGGACACTATTAGACATTGAAAGTTGGTTTGGATTAGACACATATGTTGTTCAATAgaaaaaatatctaataaatatgAGGCCatgtttttagttttgattttttgatttttcaaggTTAATAGCTATTTTTGCGAATGGGAGTTTTTCATTAGAGATTgtttttatcattaatatttttcttcccaataataataataataataataataaaaggtgataattattattattttggaaaatgccCTGCAGTCCAGATTAAGTCCAAcaaggtttaattttaatttttttcggGGACCAAGTCAAGCGAACAGAAAACTTGTGAAATGATAATAGTATACACGATCCTTATCCGAATTTCTAAAAATAGACAAATAATGTAGTATGGACTTTTATGCTTGCTGTCCAAATGCTAATGGTAATGTGCATCTCTCATGGGTACATCTATTATCAGAGgatttaagaaatatatatttaatttaaaaaaaagaaataaatatttaataatttaaaaaaaaagagagtaaaaattgattaaaaaaaacttaataaataaaaatataaaaataattatgaagctAGCCATGTTATCATCGGATGAGCATCAGTGATCCCTATCATGATATCATCGATTGTACATGTGTCGAGTAACACTCGAATCTCAAGGTAAAGATTAAAGGTAAAAGGTTGTAAATATTAAAGACGGTGACGTTTTGCTGCCAAGATAAAACCCTCCCACAACCGTACATCAAAGGGAAAGTCCAGAAGGAATTGAGAATGGCATTTTTGGTCTAATTGCAGAGATGCCATTTTGAGAGCCAAGAAGAAAACCTCGCATAACAAGGAGAAAATCCAAAAGACCTTGTCAGCTATGTGCAGCGATCGGGTGTTGCAGTTGTCTGGGCAATGCCATGGTAAAGGAAACAAACAGGTCTATGAATTTCCAAGCCatgtattattaatttgttaaagaGTCAGAGAATACTGTTGGTTTTCCATTAAACAGGAGGCTGTTGGAGTGGGTGAGCGAtgtgttacggaattgggagaaaaaaacaaatagcaacggaaacaaagaaagcgaagaacaaacacacaattaacgtggaaacccttgacgggaaaaaccacgggcagggagaagctaatccaatatcgaaagattggtacaaaaggtgagcctgactgcgcgataccttctaaacCCTAATTTCAgccgaaaaccaaaaatatatagtacataagaaaccctaaaattgaacaggtccataccgcGGGGGCGCTGCCCCCGCGACGGGGCCCGAGACCGTAGCCCACCACtgagccccaaatttttttccaaaatttagttttaccaaatgggtcgcaccgcgagcttttcgggtcgggtcaacaagaattcgggtcacaaactctaacaatctccaccttgacacgaattccatataaggaatgaaaaacatacaaaactccaatctacgataaaagttgccatcctcttccacaaaaacccctaaaggcaaagctcaacaacaaacaccaaccaagtccaagcaatgctcaaacttggctactggaagtgccttggtcatcatgtcagcaggattatcatgagtactcaccttgctgacaacaatatctccacgagcaataacatcacgtacaaaatgataccgaacatctatatgttttgtcctctcgtgaaacatctgatccttagtgagatagatagcactctgactatcacaattgatgaccgtactctcctgctcagagctcaactcacctatcaacgcccttaaccaaatagcttctttcaccgcttcagctatagccatatattcagcttctgtagttgatagtgcaactgttgcttgcaaaacagacttccaactgatagaagtatctccaagagtaaatacataaccagtagtggacctccttctatcaaggtccccagcaaaatctgcatcaacatatccacgtacaccctccttacttccaccaaactctaaacaagtgttagtagtgcctctcaagtaccttagaatccacttgacagcttgccagtgttgtttgccaggattagccatataccggctcacaacactaacagcatgtgcaatgtcaggacgggtacacaccatagcataca is a genomic window containing:
- the LOC107429287 gene encoding LOW QUALITY PROTEIN: protein PLANT CADMIUM RESISTANCE 2 (The sequence of the model RefSeq protein was modified relative to this genomic sequence to represent the inferred CDS: inserted 1 base in 1 codon), translated to MYSSNPNSNEKFSDSQGQATGIPVMSSDPYVSAHSSQPPPQLPHHPHPKTRVRWSTGLCDCFSDVKTCCITCWCPCVTFGQISEIVDQGSTSCGLNGALYTLIAXLTGCACIYSCFYRIKMREQYALEGGQFRDCLLHCFCEQCALCQEHRELQNRGYNMTIGWQGNVEAKNREVAMAPVVEGGMSRK